In Helicobacter pylori Shi112, the genomic window CTCTTCTAAAACGCAAGGTTTTAAAGCGCACAATTCTTCTAATATTTCTTTATTGTGGAAGCCATAAATACCGATATGCCCTAAAAGGGGGGTTTGGCGTTTCATACCAGCGTCTCGTAAAAAGGGGATAAGGGAGCGCGAAAAATACAAAGCGTTACTTTGGCTGTCTAAAACCACCTTGACTAAATTGGGGCTTTTGGCTTGCTCTTCATCAATGACTTTAGCGCAAGTCGCCATGAAAGGGGCGTTTTTGGTGGCTTCTAATAAGGCTAAAATGACTTCTTTTTCTAAAAAAGGCTCATCGCCTTGCAAATTTAAAACCCTTTCATCGTTTTTTAACCCTAAAATTTGCGCCGCTTCCAAACAGCGTTCTGTGCCGCTATTATGGTGTTTGGAGGTTAGCACGGCTTTAATGTGGAATTTTTGGCATGTTTGCATGATGCTTTCATCATCGCAAGCGACCACGCATTCATCTACAAGATTCGCATTTTTAGCGCAACGCACCACCATAGGCAAGCCAAAAATATCTTCTAGCACTTTATTTTCAAAACGACTGGATTTTAATCTAGCAGGAATGATAATCATCTTTAAACCTTTTTAAGCCTTATGAAAATAGGGGATTTTTATGGTATTATACCCATTAAAAGCTTATCCCTTTTATTGTAAGGGTTTAGGCTATTGAACTTTAGGAGTTTTAATGATATTAAGAGCGAGTGTGTTGAGCGCGTTACTTCTTGTAGGCTTAGGGGCAGCCCCTAAACATTCA contains:
- the kdsB gene encoding 3-deoxy-manno-octulosonate cytidylyltransferase; the protein is MIIIPARLKSSRFENKVLEDIFGLPMVVRCAKNANLVDECVVACDDESIMQTCQKFHIKAVLTSKHHNSGTERCLEAAQILGLKNDERVLNLQGDEPFLEKEVILALLEATKNAPFMATCAKVIDEEQAKSPNLVKVVLDSQSNALYFSRSLIPFLRDAGMKRQTPLLGHIGIYGFHNKEILEELCALKPCVLEELEKLEQLRALYYQKKIAVKIVQSQSVGIDTKEDLQNALKIFSPNLL